Proteins encoded within one genomic window of Glycine soja cultivar W05 chromosome 1, ASM419377v2, whole genome shotgun sequence:
- the LOC114415745 gene encoding uncharacterized protein LOC114415745, whose translation MDLVKYIFKKPALTGRIARWQVLLLEFDIVYVTQKAVKGSTLADYLPQQPISDYQPMHLEFPDEDIMALFEEESEDEDKEKWIIWFDGASNALGHGIGVVLVSPDKQCFPFMARLCFACTNNMEEYKACALGIRAAIDFKVKLLKVYGDSVLVIHQLKGEWETRNHKLIPYQAYIKELMELFNDISFHHIPRKKNQMIGALATLSSMFKIGSRGDFSCINIKCHIKPAHCCLIEKEEDGEPWYFDIKRYIKDKEYSPEASDNDKRTLQRLAARFLLSGDVLYKRNHDMVLL comes from the coding sequence ATGGATCTAGTCAAGTACATCTTCAAAAAGCCTGCTCTTACTGGGAGAATAGCTCGATGGCAAGTTTTGTTGTTAGAATTCGATATTGTTTATGTCACTCAGAAGGCAGTAAAAGGGAGCACCTTGGCAGATTATCTACCTCAACAACCCATAAGTGATTATCAGCCTATGCATCTAGAATTCCCCGATGAGGATATTATGGCCCTATTTGAGGAAGAGAGTGAAGATGAAGACAAAGAAAAGTGGATTATATGGTTTGATGGTGCGTCTAATGCATTGGGTCATGGAATTGGGGTAGTGTTGGTTTCGCCAGATAAACAATGTTTTCCTTTCATGGCTAGATTGTGTTTCGCTTGTACAAATAATATGGAGGAGTACAAAGCATGTGCCCTAGGAATCCGAGCAGCAATCGACTTTAAGGTTAAGTTGCTCAAAGTGTACGGAGATTCGGTGTTGGTAATTCATCAGTTGAAAGGTGAATGGGAGACCAGAAACCATAAGTTGATACCTTACCAAGCTTATATCAAGGAATTGATGGAACTCTTTAATGATATATCATTTCATCATATTCCgagaaagaaaaatcaaatgattgGTGCTCTTGCCACTTTGTCGTCCATGTTCAAAATAGGCTCTCGCGGAGATTTTTCGTGCATAAACATCAAATGTCACATTAAGCCTGCACACtgttgtttgatagaaaaagaGGAGGATGGtgagccttggtatttcgatatcaagcgatacatCAAGGACAAGGAATACTCACCTGAGGCCTCTGACAATGACAAGAGAACGTTACAGAGGTTGGCAGCCAGATTCCTCCTGAGTGGGGATGtcctatataaaagaaaccatgatATGGTATTGCT